One Flavobacterium sp. 90 DNA segment encodes these proteins:
- the kbl gene encoding glycine C-acetyltransferase: MYGKIKEHLQSELQTIEENGIFKKERIITSAQDAEITISTGEKVLNFCANNYLGLSSHPEVIQAAKDAMDTHGFGMSSVRFICGTQDIHKTLEKKISDFYGTEDTILYAAAFDANGGVFEPLLGENDAIISDSLNHASIIDGVRLCKAARYRYENSNMEDLEQQLIKANEAGSRFKLIVTDGVFSMDGLVAPLDKICDLADKYDAMVMVDECHAAGFIGATGKGTLEAKGVMGRVDIITGTLGKALGGAMGGYTTAKKEIIELLRQRSRPYLFSNSLAPAIVGASIKVFELLEKDTTLRDKLEWNTNYFKEGMKKAGFDIIDGDSAIVPVMLYDAKLSQTMANELLKQGIYVIGFFFPVVPKEKARIRVQLSAAHTKEHLDKAINAFVSVGQMLKVI, translated from the coding sequence TAAAGAGCATTTGCAAAGTGAGTTGCAAACTATTGAAGAAAATGGAATTTTCAAAAAAGAACGTATCATAACATCTGCACAAGATGCTGAAATTACGATTTCTACAGGAGAGAAGGTTTTGAACTTTTGTGCTAATAATTATTTAGGACTCTCTTCTCACCCGGAAGTTATTCAGGCGGCAAAAGATGCTATGGATACACACGGTTTCGGAATGTCGTCAGTTCGTTTTATTTGTGGAACGCAGGATATTCATAAAACTTTGGAGAAAAAGATCTCTGATTTTTATGGTACAGAAGATACGATTCTTTATGCAGCTGCATTTGATGCAAATGGTGGAGTTTTCGAACCTTTGTTAGGAGAGAACGATGCTATTATTTCGGATAGTTTAAATCACGCTTCTATTATAGATGGTGTTCGTTTGTGTAAAGCGGCTCGTTACCGATATGAAAACAGTAACATGGAAGATCTGGAACAACAGCTTATTAAAGCTAATGAAGCCGGATCACGTTTTAAATTAATTGTTACTGATGGAGTTTTCTCTATGGACGGTCTTGTGGCACCATTGGATAAAATTTGTGATTTAGCAGATAAATATGATGCAATGGTTATGGTTGACGAATGTCATGCAGCCGGATTTATAGGTGCTACTGGAAAAGGTACGCTTGAAGCAAAAGGTGTAATGGGACGAGTAGACATTATAACAGGGACTCTTGGTAAAGCTCTTGGTGGTGCTATGGGAGGTTATACAACAGCTAAGAAAGAAATTATTGAATTGTTGCGTCAACGTTCAAGGCCATATTTGTTTTCGAATTCACTTGCGCCTGCAATTGTTGGTGCTTCTATTAAGGTTTTTGAGCTTTTAGAAAAAGATACAACATTAAGAGATAAACTAGAGTGGAATACAAACTACTTTAAAGAAGGAATGAAAAAAGCCGGATTTGATATTATTGATGGAGACTCGGCAATTGTACCTGTTATGTTATATGATGCAAAATTATCACAAACGATGGCAAACGAACTTTTGAAGCAGGGAATATATGTAATAGGATTCTTTTTTCCGGTTGTGCCAAAAGAAAAGGCAAGAATCAGAGTTCAGTTGTCAGCGGCGCATACAAAAGAACATTTGGACAAGGCTATAAACGCCTTTGTATCAGTGGGGCAAATGTTAAAAGTTATATAA
- a CDS encoding OmpA family protein has protein sequence MKHLNKLLVAVMMVMGLSSHAQDSNNPWAISFGVNAVDTRTSSGAGHGFFDQHFSQPFAVKDNWNILPSLSYIGVSRYVGHGFSVGLQGSVNKIDKYVTFNPKDPAHDNRGNVVTNPGDLMYYGIDAAVKYSFQELIHSKVVDPSLSVGGGYTFFGDSSYGTVNPGAGVTFWFTDAIGLELATKYKWAVSGDRQDAAGVPDAPSHFQHTAGLVFKFGGKDTDGDGIYDKDDACPDVAGLKQFNGCPDTDGDGIVDASDACPDVFGLAALNGCPDTDGDGIADKDDACPDVAGLAALKGCPDTDGDGIADKDDKCPTVAGPKENGGCPFLDADKDGVADKDDDCPTVYGPASNRGCPEVTSEALEDLKVQARAVYFNSGKATFKTGDKETPARLDAIKEILKNYPNAKFSIEGHTDSTGSAKINQKLSEERAAAVKNALIERGVNPENLESKGFGSSQPVASNKTAAGKAQNRRTEIRHIGSKYQGKI, from the coding sequence ATGAAACATCTTAACAAACTTTTAGTTGCTGTGATGATGGTGATGGGTTTAAGTTCTCACGCACAAGACAGTAACAATCCATGGGCTATCTCATTTGGAGTTAATGCAGTTGATACAAGAACAAGTTCTGGTGCAGGACATGGTTTCTTCGATCAACACTTTTCTCAGCCATTCGCTGTAAAAGACAACTGGAACATCCTTCCTTCTTTATCTTACATTGGAGTAAGTAGATATGTTGGACACGGTTTCTCTGTTGGTTTACAAGGGTCTGTAAACAAAATTGATAAATATGTTACTTTTAATCCAAAGGATCCAGCTCATGACAACAGAGGTAATGTTGTAACTAATCCTGGTGACTTAATGTATTATGGTATTGATGCTGCTGTAAAGTATAGCTTCCAAGAATTAATCCATTCTAAAGTAGTTGATCCTTCGTTATCTGTTGGTGGAGGTTATACTTTCTTTGGTGATAGTAGCTACGGAACAGTTAACCCAGGTGCTGGTGTTACTTTCTGGTTTACAGATGCTATTGGTCTTGAACTTGCTACAAAATACAAATGGGCTGTTAGTGGTGACAGACAAGATGCTGCTGGTGTTCCAGACGCTCCATCTCACTTCCAACACACTGCAGGTCTAGTTTTCAAATTCGGAGGTAAAGATACTGACGGAGACGGAATCTACGATAAAGATGATGCTTGTCCAGATGTTGCTGGTTTAAAACAATTCAACGGATGTCCTGATACTGACGGAGACGGAATCGTTGATGCTTCTGACGCTTGTCCAGATGTATTTGGTTTAGCTGCATTAAACGGATGTCCTGATACTGACGGAGACGGAATTGCTGATAAAGATGACGCTTGTCCAGATGTTGCTGGTTTAGCTGCTTTAAAAGGTTGTCCTGATACTGACGGTGATGGTATCGCTGACAAAGATGACAAATGTCCTACAGTTGCTGGTCCTAAAGAAAATGGTGGTTGTCCTTTCTTAGACGCTGACAAAGACGGTGTTGCTGATAAAGATGATGATTGTCCTACAGTTTACGGTCCTGCTTCAAACAGAGGATGTCCAGAAGTAACTTCTGAAGCTTTAGAAGATCTTAAAGTTCAAGCTAGAGCGGTTTACTTTAACTCAGGAAAAGCTACTTTCAAAACAGGAGACAAAGAAACTCCAGCTAGATTAGATGCAATTAAAGAAATCCTTAAAAACTATCCAAACGCGAAATTCTCTATTGAAGGACACACAGATAGTACAGGTTCTGCAAAAATCAACCAAAAACTTTCTGAAGAGAGAGCTGCTGCGGTTAAAAATGCATTAATCGAAAGAGGTGTTAATCCAGAAAACTTAGAGTCTAAAGGATTTGGATCTTCTCAACCAGTTGCAAGTAACAAAACTGCTGCAGGTAAAGCACAAAACAGAAGAACAGAAATTAGACACATTGGTTCTAAATACCAAGGTAAAATCTAA